A part of Methanohalobium evestigatum Z-7303 genomic DNA contains:
- the thsA gene encoding thermosome subunit alpha, producing MQYGGQAPNGQPIYILGEGSQRTKGRDAQSNNIMAGKAVANAVRSTLGPIGMDKMLVDSMGDVVITNDGATILKEMDIEHPAAKMIVEVAKTQDDEVGDGTTSATVIAGELLKKAEELLDDGVHPTIIASGYRNAADKAAEYINEIAVDVSPDDTETLKKIASTAITGKGGEEYKDTLAQLSVDAVKAVSEKTESGTSVDTDEIKIEKHAGGSMRDSELINGVVIDKERLHTNMPKKVENAKVLLLSAPIEFQKTEMDAEIKITSPDQMQQFLDQEEKMIKDMVDKIINSGADVVFCQKGIDDMAQHYLQKEGIFALRRVKQSDMDRLAKATGANIVQDVDEISESDLGSAGNVEEKDVSGTKMTYVTDCESQKSVSVILHGGTEHVVDSLEIALNDALRVVGVAVEDGKVVVGGGASEVELAMKLYNYAASLEGREQLAAHKFAEALDIIPQTLAENAGLDAIDKLVELRSQHEKGNKYAGLDVRNGEIVNMWEDDVIEPLRIKTQAINAATEAAVMILRIDDVVATSEKSGGGEEAAMGGGMGGMPMGM from the coding sequence ATGCAATATGGTGGACAAGCACCAAACGGACAACCAATCTACATTCTGGGAGAAGGATCCCAGAGAACCAAAGGAAGAGACGCACAGAGCAACAATATAATGGCAGGTAAAGCAGTCGCAAACGCTGTAAGGAGTACACTCGGTCCAATAGGAATGGACAAGATGCTTGTTGATTCCATGGGTGATGTTGTTATTACAAATGACGGAGCAACCATACTTAAAGAGATGGATATCGAGCATCCTGCCGCCAAAATGATTGTGGAAGTAGCCAAGACACAGGATGATGAAGTAGGTGACGGTACTACAAGTGCAACTGTTATAGCTGGTGAATTACTCAAAAAAGCTGAAGAATTACTTGATGATGGTGTACATCCAACAATCATTGCTTCAGGTTACAGAAATGCAGCAGATAAAGCAGCCGAGTATATAAATGAAATCGCTGTTGATGTATCTCCTGATGACACCGAAACCTTAAAGAAGATAGCATCAACCGCAATAACCGGCAAAGGAGGAGAAGAATACAAAGACACACTGGCACAACTTTCAGTAGATGCTGTTAAGGCTGTTTCTGAAAAGACTGAATCCGGCACATCCGTTGATACAGACGAAATAAAAATCGAAAAACATGCCGGCGGAAGCATGAGGGATTCTGAACTTATTAATGGTGTTGTAATCGATAAAGAACGTCTGCACACCAACATGCCTAAGAAGGTAGAAAATGCAAAAGTACTGCTTTTGAGCGCACCTATTGAATTCCAGAAGACAGAAATGGATGCTGAAATCAAAATCACATCACCTGACCAGATGCAGCAGTTCCTCGACCAGGAAGAAAAAATGATTAAAGACATGGTCGATAAAATCATCAACAGTGGCGCAGACGTTGTATTCTGTCAGAAAGGTATCGATGACATGGCACAGCACTACCTGCAAAAAGAGGGAATCTTTGCACTCAGAAGGGTTAAACAGAGCGACATGGACAGGCTTGCCAAAGCAACTGGTGCCAACATCGTACAGGACGTCGATGAAATCAGTGAATCCGACCTCGGGTCTGCCGGTAACGTTGAAGAAAAGGATGTCAGCGGAACAAAAATGACCTATGTTACCGACTGCGAATCACAGAAATCCGTTTCTGTAATCCTTCACGGCGGTACAGAACACGTAGTAGACAGTCTTGAAATCGCATTAAACGATGCACTACGTGTTGTAGGTGTAGCAGTTGAAGACGGCAAAGTCGTTGTCGGTGGCGGTGCTTCTGAAGTCGAACTTGCAATGAAATTGTACAACTACGCCGCATCACTTGAAGGAAGAGAACAGCTTGCAGCCCATAAATTCGCTGAAGCTCTCGATATCATCCCACAGACACTGGCAGAAAATGCTGGTCTTGATGCAATTGACAAACTTGTAGAACTCCGTTCCCAGCATGAGAAAGGCAACAAATATGCCGGACTTGATGTCCGCAACGGTGAAATTGTTAACATGTGGGAAGATGATGTTATCGAACCATTAAGAATTAAAACTCAGGCTATCAATGCAGCAACTGAAGCCGCAGTAATGATTCTCAGAATCGATGACGTTGTCGCTACAAGCGAGAAATCCGGCGGAGGAGAAGAAGCCGCCATGGGTGGCGGCATGGGTGGAATGCCGATGGGAATGTAA
- a CDS encoding TrkA C-terminal domain-containing protein: MDGFFYFPFTTLLVIFTSFLIVRASSIALMMTGLDQKRSRFQALSAFTGTGFTTKEAELIVNNPRRRRIIIWLMILGNAGIVTVIVTMTSTVVVSEGFQIPINIVILFLGLVVVYKIATHTGFLQRWDVFIENRLLKTTNFEEEVTEGLLHLLEGYGLIRVIVKEDSILSGTSLNDLKLSEKNLLVIGIERNGEWISVPKSDEVIKENDRLVVYGPLNALKSTFEQ; this comes from the coding sequence ATGGATGGGTTTTTTTATTTTCCTTTTACCACATTACTGGTTATATTTACTTCATTCCTTATTGTAAGAGCATCATCTATTGCTTTAATGATGACCGGTCTTGACCAGAAGAGATCCAGATTTCAGGCATTATCGGCTTTTACAGGGACAGGTTTTACAACAAAAGAAGCTGAATTGATTGTAAACAATCCCAGAAGACGCCGGATTATAATATGGCTCATGATTTTAGGTAATGCAGGGATTGTTACAGTTATTGTAACCATGACATCAACTGTAGTTGTTAGTGAAGGGTTTCAGATACCGATAAATATAGTCATTCTTTTTCTGGGTCTGGTTGTTGTCTATAAAATAGCTACTCATACAGGTTTTTTACAAAGATGGGACGTGTTTATAGAAAACAGACTTTTAAAAACCACTAATTTTGAAGAAGAAGTTACTGAAGGACTGCTCCATCTTCTTGAGGGTTATGGATTGATAAGAGTTATAGTAAAAGAAGATTCTATCCTCTCAGGAACATCATTAAATGACCTTAAATTGTCAGAGAAAAACCTGCTTGTGATTGGTATTGAGCGAAATGGTGAATGGATATCTGTACCCAAGTCAGATGAAGTTATCAAAGAAAATGACAGACTTGTGGTATATGGACCGCTTAATGCGTTAAAATCCACATTTGAACAATAA
- a CDS encoding PH domain-containing protein produces the protein MLSVFEKYLADGEDLLYKVKSRNRADIGFTNKRIISLKPTGLVNKKENCKDISYTHISSIVTGYKNHYWMLLAGPVILLAGFVLYLTSGYYNPMDIFSKSGSIVMAAGVFVFVAGFLIREFLRELSVTFVTCSEKYKVSLKGSSIEQAQTINEIIRENTK, from the coding sequence ATGTTGAGCGTATTTGAAAAATATCTGGCAGACGGTGAAGATTTGTTGTACAAAGTAAAAAGCAGAAACAGAGCCGATATCGGTTTTACAAATAAAAGAATAATATCCCTGAAACCTACAGGTTTGGTTAACAAAAAGGAAAATTGTAAAGACATATCCTACACCCACATTTCATCTATTGTTACAGGTTATAAGAACCATTACTGGATGTTGCTGGCAGGTCCGGTTATATTGTTGGCAGGGTTTGTATTATACCTAACCTCCGGATATTACAACCCCATGGATATATTTTCAAAATCCGGTTCTATAGTTATGGCTGCAGGCGTATTTGTTTTTGTCGCTGGATTCCTGATAAGAGAATTTCTGAGAGAACTCTCAGTAACTTTTGTTACCTGCAGTGAAAAATACAAAGTAAGTCTTAAAGGCTCATCAATCGAACAGGCACAAACAATCAATGAGATTATAAGAGAAAATACCAAATAA
- a CDS encoding biotin transporter BioY, whose product MDGDESETNITGSSEIKKMVFASLFAAMTAIGAYMKIPIGPVPITFQVLFVFLAGSILGKKWGPLSMIVYILLGVAGLPVFAGGASGIGVLFGPTGGYIIGFVLATFVIGMLTEKVKSAGLVLNSFYMIIGLIIIYTLGATQLMIEAQLEPIEAIMSGVAPFVTGDLISILIAAYITTKYEI is encoded by the coding sequence ATGGATGGCGATGAATCAGAAACAAATATAACCGGTTCTTCTGAAATAAAGAAAATGGTTTTTGCGTCCCTTTTTGCAGCAATGACTGCAATAGGTGCATATATGAAGATTCCTATTGGTCCTGTTCCTATCACATTTCAGGTTTTGTTTGTATTTCTGGCGGGGTCTATACTTGGCAAAAAATGGGGCCCCCTTAGTATGATTGTCTACATACTTCTGGGTGTTGCCGGATTACCAGTTTTTGCCGGTGGTGCTTCTGGTATCGGTGTCCTGTTTGGACCTACAGGTGGTTATATCATAGGATTTGTTCTTGCCACCTTTGTTATCGGGATGCTGACAGAAAAAGTAAAATCTGCAGGTTTAGTTCTAAACAGCTTTTACATGATTATCGGATTAATTATAATTTATACACTGGGTGCAACACAACTTATGATTGAAGCACAGCTTGAACCAATCGAAGCAATTATGTCAGGTGTCGCTCCCTTTGTAACCGGTGATTTAATATCAATATTGATTGCTGCATATATCACCACAAAATATGAGATATAA
- a CDS encoding energy-coupling factor transporter ATPase — MIDIKNLVYQYESNSKYPVLNSINLQVKKGEFVSIVGENGCGKSTLVQHLNAILIPSKGTVQIEGLDTKKQSNIWSIRQKVGMVFQNPQSQFIGTTVQEDVAFGPENLALSNHEIRTRLDDALEQVGMLDFKEYNPMSLSGGQKQCVAIAGVLAMKPEYIVLDEITSMLDDKSQKTIFDIMKYLQKNGITIIYVTHRIKDVVNSDRIIVLSKGSILYNDKPQTVLKEPSLPESGIEIPPIVELANKLEKDGIIDTYNNKYLPFSNKELLEDLCQSI, encoded by the coding sequence ATGATAGATATCAAAAATCTGGTTTATCAATATGAAAGCAACAGTAAATACCCGGTTTTGAACAGCATAAACCTTCAGGTTAAAAAAGGCGAATTTGTATCAATAGTAGGAGAAAACGGATGTGGAAAATCAACTCTTGTACAGCACCTTAATGCTATACTTATCCCTTCAAAAGGAACTGTGCAGATTGAAGGTTTAGATACAAAAAAACAATCCAACATATGGTCTATACGACAGAAGGTGGGGATGGTTTTCCAGAACCCCCAATCCCAGTTTATAGGTACTACTGTTCAGGAAGACGTTGCATTCGGACCTGAAAATCTGGCACTCTCCAACCATGAAATTCGAACCAGATTGGATGATGCACTGGAACAGGTAGGAATGTTGGATTTTAAAGAATACAACCCTATGTCATTAAGTGGTGGACAAAAACAATGTGTAGCTATTGCCGGTGTACTGGCTATGAAACCCGAATACATTGTTCTGGACGAAATAACTTCCATGCTTGATGATAAATCGCAAAAAACGATATTTGATATCATGAAATATCTCCAGAAAAACGGAATAACGATAATCTATGTCACACACAGGATAAAAGATGTCGTCAATTCCGACCGGATTATTGTGTTATCAAAAGGCAGTATCCTGTATAATGACAAACCTCAAACGGTTTTAAAAGAACCTTCTCTTCCAGAATCAGGGATTGAAATACCTCCCATAGTAGAACTTGCCAACAAGCTGGAAAAAGATGGGATTATAGATACATATAATAACAAATATCTGCCTTTTTCAAATAAAGAGCTTCTGGAGGATTTATGTCAATCAATATAA
- a CDS encoding ATP-binding cassette domain-containing protein, whose translation MSINIKNVDFSYNKNTQLETRVLENINLTIDKNEFVGITGKIGSGKSTLIKLFNGLFVPDNGYVYVDGADASDKKTRKKVGLLFQNPHDQIFSKTVYEEIAFAPSNFGIRGDELTERVHESLHLVGLDTKITDISPFKLSGGEMRRVALAGVLAMKPEYLILDEPTSGMDIKGKKELYSNLKKIHGTGTCVVIVSHQIDDLLPLVNKIVLMDNGKITFAGTPSEYLENISSPVPEITQLMQGLKSKGFNVRNDVLTVDDAYEQIRKLLTKK comes from the coding sequence ATGTCAATCAATATAAAAAACGTAGACTTTTCCTACAATAAAAATACACAACTTGAAACCCGTGTACTTGAAAACATAAATCTGACAATAGATAAAAACGAATTTGTAGGCATAACAGGCAAAATCGGTTCCGGGAAATCAACTCTGATAAAATTGTTTAACGGTTTATTTGTACCAGATAATGGATATGTTTATGTTGACGGGGCGGATGCTTCAGATAAAAAAACCAGAAAAAAAGTGGGATTGCTGTTCCAGAACCCACATGACCAGATTTTTTCTAAAACCGTTTATGAGGAAATAGCCTTTGCTCCGTCCAATTTCGGAATTAGAGGTGATGAGCTGACTGAACGTGTCCATGAATCCCTTCACCTTGTAGGTTTAGATACAAAAATAACTGATATTTCACCTTTTAAGTTAAGCGGTGGAGAGATGCGCAGAGTAGCTCTTGCAGGTGTTCTGGCTATGAAACCTGAATATCTTATTCTGGATGAACCTACATCAGGCATGGACATAAAAGGTAAAAAAGAACTCTATTCAAACCTAAAAAAGATACACGGTACCGGAACATGTGTTGTTATTGTCTCTCATCAAATTGATGATTTGCTGCCTTTGGTGAATAAAATTGTACTGATGGATAATGGAAAAATTACATTTGCCGGAACACCTTCTGAATATCTTGAAAATATAAGTTCACCTGTTCCTGAAATCACCCAACTTATGCAGGGGCTTAAAAGTAAGGGATTTAACGTACGAAATGATGTATTAACAGTTGACGATGCATACGAACAAATTAGAAAACTGCTGACGAAAAAATAG
- a CDS encoding energy-coupling factor transporter transmembrane component T family protein — translation MHHLDPRTKLLAVMVASIFIFNAETFSELITIAGFFVIITFISGVNYRIFFKSLRPMSLFFVFLFFIQLFLSDGKPIFTIGFINPTYEGLITGLQITTRFIFLILFASLLTATTQPVMITSGIERLIRPLPLKYIGISSFDIATMMSLSIRFIPLLFDNAKKIQYAQMSRGVDFKHNIFKSFSSVAVPLIMSTKRTAQDIAIAMESRCYQGIYRTSLFELEMKNADWTVLSGISVMVLLFMFLI, via the coding sequence ATACATCATCTTGACCCAAGAACTAAATTATTAGCCGTTATGGTTGCAAGCATATTCATATTCAATGCTGAAACTTTTTCAGAACTGATTACAATTGCAGGGTTTTTTGTTATAATTACTTTTATTTCAGGTGTTAATTACAGGATATTTTTTAAATCACTGCGCCCCATGTCCCTATTTTTTGTTTTTCTGTTTTTTATTCAACTATTTTTAAGTGACGGCAAACCAATATTTACAATCGGATTTATTAATCCCACTTATGAAGGTTTAATAACAGGGCTACAGATAACAACCAGATTCATATTTTTGATTCTATTTGCATCTCTTCTCACTGCAACAACTCAGCCGGTTATGATTACCAGTGGGATTGAAAGGTTAATCCGCCCCCTGCCTTTAAAATACATAGGGATTTCATCGTTCGACATTGCAACCATGATGTCACTTTCCATCAGATTTATTCCACTTTTGTTTGATAATGCAAAAAAAATACAATATGCACAAATGTCTCGAGGTGTGGATTTTAAACATAATATTTTCAAAAGCTTTTCATCGGTAGCTGTTCCGTTGATAATGAGTACAAAGCGTACTGCCCAGGACATAGCTATCGCAATGGAGAGTCGATGTTATCAGGGAATATATCGAACTTCTTTGTTCGAACTTGAAATGAAGAATGCAGACTGGACAGTTCTGTCAGGGATTTCTGTAATGGTTCTGCTTTTTATGTTTTTAATTTAA
- a CDS encoding ArsR/SmtB family transcription factor, with protein MDYRECERLDEELIKSLESSAPDDNTISKMSRVFQALQSKSRLKILLILSKKSMRVCEMVYALGMSQSAISHSLRVLNYLDLDRMDKRGKTIYSIADEHILTYSNG; from the coding sequence ATGGATTATAGAGAATGTGAGCGTTTAGATGAAGAACTGATAAAAAGTTTGGAATCGTCAGCTCCTGATGATAACACTATTTCAAAAATGTCCAGAGTGTTTCAAGCTCTCCAATCCAAAAGTCGATTAAAAATCCTATTGATACTTTCTAAAAAAAGTATGCGTGTCTGTGAAATGGTATATGCACTTGGTATGTCACAGTCTGCCATTTCACACAGTCTTAGGGTTTTGAATTATCTTGACCTTGATAGAATGGATAAAAGAGGTAAAACTATATATTCTATCGCAGATGAGCATATTCTGACGTACTCCAACGGATAA
- a CDS encoding SO_0444 family Cu/Zn efflux transporter, whose protein sequence is MIWVNVYNYILGILSESWFIFEEAAPYMFLGFGAAALIHIFVPDEKIMDYLGSSAGKFKSVLNASLAGIPLPLCSCGVIPTAISLKKRGATRGATLSFLISTPETGVDSIAITYALIDPIMTVFRPVVTFITALSAGITNNIFIKDEIPNFSNPSNESSNCACESCDLDKVNTEQKMSKRFIEGFRYSFVELLGDISKWLILGIIFAGVISYAVPDNWIQSYLGGGINSMLIMLIIGIPLYICASASTPLASALIAKGTSPGTAFVFLLAGPATNTATLTMVTRYLGKFTAIIYLMIIAICSLGFGLILDMIYFKLGIEAMAEVGKASEILPAEVKTFFAVLLVPIIVYGMYQEVNE, encoded by the coding sequence ATGATATGGGTGAATGTATATAACTATATACTGGGCATATTATCAGAATCTTGGTTTATTTTTGAAGAGGCTGCTCCTTATATGTTTCTGGGTTTTGGTGCTGCTGCACTAATACACATTTTTGTCCCAGATGAAAAGATAATGGATTATCTGGGATCATCAGCAGGGAAGTTTAAATCTGTACTCAATGCATCACTTGCAGGCATACCACTTCCCCTGTGTTCATGCGGAGTTATACCTACTGCAATATCATTGAAAAAACGGGGTGCTACAAGAGGAGCTACACTTTCTTTCTTAATCTCAACTCCAGAAACCGGAGTTGATTCGATTGCTATAACCTATGCATTAATCGACCCTATAATGACAGTCTTTCGACCGGTTGTTACATTCATCACCGCATTAAGTGCCGGTATCACAAACAATATATTTATAAAAGATGAAATACCAAACTTTTCAAACCCTTCAAATGAATCATCTAACTGCGCCTGTGAATCATGTGACTTGGATAAGGTAAATACAGAACAAAAAATGTCAAAGCGGTTTATAGAAGGATTTAGATACTCCTTTGTCGAACTTCTTGGTGATATCTCGAAATGGCTCATCCTTGGAATTATTTTTGCCGGTGTTATATCATATGCTGTTCCTGACAATTGGATTCAGTCATATCTTGGCGGTGGAATAAATTCCATGCTTATAATGCTTATAATCGGAATACCTTTGTATATATGTGCCAGTGCATCCACTCCACTTGCATCTGCACTCATTGCAAAAGGGACAAGTCCGGGTACAGCATTTGTATTTCTGCTTGCAGGACCCGCCACAAATACGGCTACATTGACAATGGTTACCCGATATCTTGGTAAGTTTACAGCCATAATATATCTGATGATAATTGCTATATGTTCTCTCGGTTTCGGTCTTATCCTAGATATGATATATTTTAAACTTGGAATCGAGGCAATGGCTGAGGTAGGAAAAGCAAGTGAAATACTTCCTGCAGAAGTTAAAACATTTTTTGCTGTACTTCTTGTACCAATTATAGTATATGGTATGTACCAAGAAGTTAATGAATAA
- a CDS encoding PspC domain-containing protein — MEDTDKTGRDKLTKSKSDRMLAGVCGGIAEYFDVDPVLVRVAFVVLALVNGLGILLYIILAIVMPEPENNDKTPEQNTTSENGTDEYSENDTYTKTQHKSNRTDRTLWLGVILIILGIFLIIDRFNVFWWLGWDVLWPGILILIGFWIITRVRR; from the coding sequence ATGGAAGATACAGATAAAACCGGTAGAGACAAATTGACCAAAAGCAAAAGTGACCGTATGCTTGCCGGTGTTTGTGGAGGTATTGCTGAATATTTCGATGTTGACCCGGTACTTGTAAGAGTTGCTTTTGTGGTTCTTGCACTGGTAAATGGACTTGGTATATTGTTATATATCATCCTTGCTATCGTTATGCCTGAACCTGAGAACAACGATAAAACGCCTGAACAAAACACAACCAGTGAAAACGGTACTGATGAATACAGCGAAAATGATACCTATACAAAAACACAGCATAAATCCAACCGTACTGACCGCACCTTATGGCTTGGAGTTATTTTAATTATTCTTGGTATTTTTCTTATTATTGACAGGTTTAATGTCTTCTGGTGGTTAGGATGGGATGTACTCTGGCCAGGTATACTAATATTAATTGGATTCTGGATTATTACCAGAGTTAGAAGATAA
- a CDS encoding GIY-YIG nuclease family protein — MSFDYSNKGVYFLIFKNKPSKVTTGKLGYISFKEGYHVYVGSALGPGGLKRVKRHISLSKNRDKNPRWHIDNLHISQCFKLFATICAITDKKYECLVAQKLIQNNWNYIPDFGCSDCSCQSHLFYRKSNPIDEIKHLFLEFGLEPYINHLNFK; from the coding sequence ATGAGTTTTGATTATTCAAATAAGGGTGTTTACTTTCTGATATTTAAAAATAAGCCATCTAAAGTAACAACCGGAAAACTTGGATATATATCGTTCAAAGAGGGTTATCATGTTTATGTAGGGTCTGCTCTTGGACCCGGTGGATTAAAACGGGTTAAGAGGCATATTAGTCTATCTAAAAACCGGGATAAAAATCCCAGATGGCATATAGATAATCTTCATATCAGCCAATGTTTCAAATTGTTTGCAACAATATGCGCAATCACAGATAAAAAATATGAATGTTTGGTTGCACAGAAGTTAATCCAGAACAACTGGAATTACATCCCTGATTTTGGATGTAGTGATTGTTCCTGCCAGTCTCATCTGTTTTATAGAAAAAGTAATCCAATAGATGAAATAAAGCACTTATTTTTAGAATTTGGACTTGAACCATACATAAACCATTTAAATTTTAAATGA
- a CDS encoding DMT family transporter, with product MNISIKDLSLKMEWIYLFIAATFEIGWAVSLKYTEGFSKLYPTIVMVIFMVLSFYFLSQAVKNLPIGTGYAVWTGTAVIGTAILGVFLFNEPYNIGRVLCIMLIATGIVGLKFISG from the coding sequence ATGAATATTAGTATAAAAGACCTTAGTCTAAAAATGGAATGGATATACCTTTTTATTGCTGCCACTTTTGAAATCGGATGGGCGGTATCATTAAAATATACCGAAGGATTCAGCAAACTTTACCCCACTATAGTAATGGTCATATTCATGGTCTTAAGTTTCTATTTCCTGTCCCAAGCCGTCAAAAATCTGCCCATCGGAACAGGATATGCTGTCTGGACTGGTACAGCAGTAATTGGAACTGCCATCCTTGGAGTATTCCTTTTTAATGAACCATATAATATAGGAAGGGTTTTATGTATAATGTTGATTGCCACAGGTATAGTAGGTCTAAAGTTTATATCAGGATAA
- a CDS encoding secondary thiamine-phosphate synthase enzyme YjbQ — protein MYKTFNLNTKSRNEMVDITSEVKNALKELNADNGIATIYCRHTTGGITINENADPSVQHDIIEFLNKLVPANQSYFKHMEGNADSHVKSSIIGTSEQVIIEEGKPVLGRWQGIFFTEFDGPRNRKVHVKFSSD, from the coding sequence ATGTACAAAACATTCAATTTAAATACTAAATCGCGCAATGAAATGGTAGATATTACAAGCGAAGTAAAAAACGCCCTGAAAGAACTCAACGCTGATAACGGAATCGCAACCATTTACTGCCGGCATACAACCGGTGGTATAACCATCAATGAAAATGCTGACCCATCAGTACAGCATGATATTATCGAATTCCTTAACAAACTTGTCCCTGCAAATCAATCGTATTTCAAGCACATGGAAGGGAATGCAGACAGTCATGTTAAATCGTCGATAATTGGAACATCAGAGCAAGTTATAATAGAAGAAGGAAAACCAGTGCTTGGTAGATGGCAGGGTATATTTTTTACCGAATTTGATGGACCCAGAAACAGAAAAGTACATGTTAAATTCAGCAGTGATTAA
- a CDS encoding response regulator produces the protein MHNILVIEDNKLNRQLMNDFIELIDSDSYNIINVENGLEALKKVDYYKLDLILLDIQLPLIDGLELLSKFKEKPNVKNTPIIAVTAYAMEGDREKFLNAGCDEYLPKPLDVDDFEDKIKKFLD, from the coding sequence ATGCACAATATACTTGTTATCGAAGATAATAAATTGAACAGACAATTAATGAATGACTTTATTGAATTAATTGATTCGGACAGTTATAATATAATAAATGTAGAAAATGGTCTTGAAGCTCTTAAAAAAGTAGATTATTATAAACTTGACTTAATATTATTAGATATCCAGTTACCGTTGATAGATGGTCTGGAGCTTTTATCAAAATTTAAAGAAAAACCAAATGTAAAAAATACTCCAATAATCGCGGTAACTGCTTATGCTATGGAAGGAGATAGAGAAAAATTCCTAAATGCTGGTTGCGATGAATACTTGCCAAAACCATTAGATGTTGATGATTTCGAGGATAAAATTAAAAAGTTTTTAGATTAA
- a CDS encoding transcriptional regulator: MKMNTPCQVIVWDVLPAIRAALASELVKNGVSQRKVAELFDMAPSAVSQYITKKRGYRIEFDEDIKNSISQLASEIQKGTVDDVSDKICEICKKLRSNDGGCPTSSNNNVSLVN; this comes from the coding sequence ATGAAAATGAATACACCATGTCAGGTAATAGTATGGGATGTTCTTCCTGCTATCCGAGCAGCACTTGCATCAGAACTGGTTAAAAATGGAGTTTCTCAACGTAAAGTTGCAGAATTGTTTGATATGGCGCCCTCTGCTGTTTCGCAATATATAACCAAAAAACGAGGATATCGTATTGAATTCGATGAGGATATTAAAAATTCTATATCACAGCTTGCATCTGAAATTCAGAAAGGAACTGTAGATGATGTGTCCGATAAAATATGTGAAATCTGTAAAAAGCTTAGAAGCAACGATGGGGGCTGTCCTACCAGTTCAAATAATAATGTATCACTGGTCAATTAA